From the Longibacter salinarum genome, one window contains:
- a CDS encoding DapH/DapD/GlmU-related protein, whose product MSRPSAVQKARDMPWLARLELRRRLAWPVIRMQFAWHGIEWGSNWRIFGRPIIQRHRGSTLKAGRDLVLRSWTDSNPLAPTHPVVLSTRSASAEITIGDECGFTGAVVVAETKVTIGDRVLAGGNAQIVDTDFHPLDPDERRRNINAGASRPISIGDDVFIGMNSIILKGVTIGDGSVVGAGSVVSQDVPPRTIVAGNPARVVRSL is encoded by the coding sequence ATGAGTAGACCGTCGGCAGTGCAGAAAGCTCGCGACATGCCATGGCTTGCCCGTCTCGAGCTACGTCGTCGCCTCGCATGGCCCGTCATCCGTATGCAATTCGCCTGGCACGGGATCGAGTGGGGCTCGAACTGGCGCATCTTTGGTCGTCCGATTATTCAGCGCCATCGCGGAAGCACATTAAAGGCGGGGAGAGATCTGGTCCTTCGCTCATGGACAGACTCAAACCCGTTGGCCCCGACGCATCCCGTCGTGCTATCCACACGGAGTGCGTCCGCAGAGATCACTATTGGCGATGAGTGCGGGTTTACCGGGGCCGTCGTGGTCGCCGAAACAAAAGTTACCATCGGTGACCGCGTACTTGCTGGAGGAAACGCTCAAATCGTTGATACCGACTTCCACCCACTCGACCCCGACGAACGCCGGAGAAATATCAACGCAGGGGCATCTCGCCCGATCTCTATCGGGGACGATGTTTTCATTGGAATGAACAGCATCATCCTGAAGGGCGTCACGATCGGAGACGGCAGCGTCGTCGGTGCCGGTAGCGTTGTCTCTCAAGACGTGCCTCCCCGAACCATCGTAGCCGGTAACCCCGCACGGGTCGTACGGTCCCTGTAG
- a CDS encoding capsule assembly Wzi family protein produces the protein MHTPLRFLSVVFLLALALVSIMTQPVSAQTDGVLFIDGPAQRFLERQKTLGRLPNTFVSNRPLSAYEMQAALDSLTANYGDELSAEEERWVARLRNEEPQPGAGLAQSIWGRLYPNGRDMAAVTGDGYALQVNPLLYASVGQARFSDSTNVTTWRNTRGVRASGHIGPIFFESRLTENQERPSQVQFVSQGDGRILDEAAQGTAPGLGNVLLQDQEVYDYFTATGVVGFRSRFFEVRFGRDQNSWGFGRESLNVSDAASAYDQLQIRTNVWRLEYTNLFARYTELNRIRTPQRGGNTAYPSRYGAHHRLAMHVTDRFQLEVFESIRFAPQTDSIVNRSNFELGYLNPVIFYRAVERDIGSPDNAMLGIGGSWIAIDGARFYGQFLLDELRVSEIGSGWWGNKWGWILGADIAGVGSDHLSLQAEVARLRPFLYNHFYTPNAYVHYRDPLGHPAGPNAYDVTLSAQFDPPSRWQAGLTTRWTQRGRNPAGENIGADPTLSSRTRSRGYVDMLSGVLETQWTVDAHAGAEILPQLFVEAALRVESTDDEVLGTTRIVQPYVLLRWGLPFDAPGLR, from the coding sequence ATGCACACACCTCTACGGTTCCTGTCCGTCGTCTTTCTTCTGGCCCTCGCGCTGGTGTCAATCATGACACAGCCCGTCAGCGCCCAGACCGACGGCGTGCTGTTCATCGACGGACCGGCACAGCGCTTCCTGGAGCGCCAGAAGACCCTCGGCCGTCTGCCGAACACGTTTGTGTCAAACCGTCCGCTCTCGGCGTACGAGATGCAGGCAGCGCTGGACAGCCTGACGGCAAACTACGGAGACGAGCTATCCGCCGAGGAGGAGCGCTGGGTCGCCCGGCTCCGCAACGAGGAGCCACAGCCGGGAGCCGGCCTCGCGCAGTCGATCTGGGGACGCCTCTACCCAAACGGGCGTGACATGGCAGCCGTGACGGGCGACGGATATGCCCTGCAGGTCAACCCGCTACTCTACGCGAGTGTCGGGCAGGCCCGCTTCTCCGACTCGACGAATGTAACCACCTGGCGCAACACGCGGGGCGTCCGCGCCTCCGGCCACATCGGCCCGATCTTCTTCGAAAGCCGCCTGACTGAGAACCAGGAGCGCCCGTCCCAGGTGCAGTTTGTATCGCAGGGGGACGGACGGATTTTAGACGAGGCAGCGCAGGGTACAGCGCCTGGGCTTGGAAATGTACTGCTGCAGGATCAAGAAGTGTACGATTATTTTACGGCGACTGGAGTCGTAGGCTTCCGCTCCCGGTTTTTTGAAGTGCGGTTCGGTAGAGACCAAAATAGCTGGGGCTTCGGTCGAGAGAGCCTGAATGTCTCTGATGCCGCGTCTGCTTACGATCAGTTGCAGATCCGGACGAATGTCTGGCGTCTGGAATACACGAATCTCTTCGCGCGATACACGGAGCTAAACCGCATACGTACCCCGCAGCGGGGCGGCAATACAGCGTATCCGAGCCGATATGGTGCGCATCACCGACTGGCCATGCACGTCACCGATCGGTTTCAACTCGAGGTGTTCGAGTCGATCCGGTTCGCTCCGCAGACCGATTCGATCGTCAATCGCTCCAACTTTGAGCTCGGCTATTTAAACCCGGTTATCTTCTATCGTGCCGTGGAACGCGACATCGGAAGCCCGGACAATGCGATGCTCGGTATTGGCGGATCGTGGATAGCTATCGACGGCGCTCGCTTCTACGGTCAGTTTCTGCTGGATGAGCTCCGCGTGAGCGAGATCGGCAGCGGCTGGTGGGGTAACAAGTGGGGATGGATCCTCGGCGCAGACATAGCTGGCGTCGGCTCCGATCACCTGTCGCTACAGGCAGAGGTCGCTCGGCTCCGACCGTTTCTCTACAACCACTTCTACACGCCGAACGCCTACGTCCACTACCGCGACCCGCTCGGCCACCCTGCCGGGCCGAATGCGTACGACGTGACGCTGTCCGCCCAGTTCGACCCGCCGAGCCGCTGGCAGGCCGGGCTGACAACGCGGTGGACGCAACGCGGTCGCAACCCTGCGGGTGAGAACATCGGAGCCGATCCAACATTGTCGAGCCGAACCCGGAGTCGAGGGTATGTTGACATGCTCTCCGGCGTGCTAGAGACACAGTGGACGGTGGATGCACATGCCGGAGCGGAGATTCTACCGCAGCTGTTTGTGGAAGCGGCTCTTCGGGTGGAGTCGACGGATGACGAGGTGCTCGGGACGACGCGTATTGTTCAGCCCTACGTGCTCCTTCGATGGGGACTGCCGTTCGATGCTCCGGGTCTTCGATAG
- a CDS encoding glycosyltransferase family 4 protein: protein MNILLESRVFHPSVGGMETVARQLAEAWVRRGHDVQIATQTPIGSAEEVRACEVYRLPSLSTRLRLLSNADVYVQSGISLKTLPLGWITQTPMVVIHHNMLPLKGSTIGVRNGMKRVASRFSENIAVSEAVANDLPRDQTSVIHNPFEPSFSDSGQDVESHRLLFVGRLVSVKGADIALRAIAELDERYILDICGEGPERDALEELAHRLKIADRVTFHGWVDHQDLAPLAQAAAIQLIPSRYEPFGIVALEGIAAGCAIVAADTGGLPEAVGPCGVLVSPNDSGTFAEAIHHAAANRSQLLSHRQEHLRHFHIDTIADQYLDVFSQAVCG, encoded by the coding sequence GTGAACATACTGCTGGAAAGCCGTGTCTTCCACCCCTCCGTTGGCGGCATGGAAACCGTTGCTCGTCAGCTTGCCGAAGCCTGGGTGCGCCGTGGACACGATGTGCAGATTGCGACGCAAACCCCGATCGGTTCCGCCGAGGAGGTGAGAGCGTGCGAGGTGTATCGTCTTCCCTCTTTGTCAACGCGGTTGCGCCTGCTATCCAATGCTGACGTATACGTTCAGAGTGGCATCTCCCTGAAAACCCTACCGCTCGGATGGATAACACAAACCCCTATGGTGGTCATTCACCATAATATGCTTCCACTGAAGGGTTCGACGATTGGTGTTCGAAACGGAATGAAGCGAGTTGCTTCACGATTTTCCGAGAATATCGCGGTCAGCGAAGCAGTAGCTAACGACCTCCCCCGCGACCAAACCAGCGTCATTCACAACCCATTCGAACCCAGCTTCTCAGACTCGGGTCAGGATGTCGAATCCCATCGCCTATTATTTGTTGGACGGCTGGTGTCCGTAAAAGGGGCTGATATCGCTTTGCGTGCTATAGCCGAACTCGACGAGCGGTACATTCTCGACATATGTGGCGAAGGTCCGGAGCGCGATGCTCTGGAGGAACTCGCTCACCGGCTGAAAATCGCAGATCGCGTAACCTTCCACGGCTGGGTTGATCATCAAGATCTCGCACCTCTCGCTCAGGCCGCAGCGATTCAACTCATCCCATCCCGATACGAGCCATTCGGTATTGTTGCACTCGAAGGCATCGCAGCAGGGTGTGCTATTGTCGCCGCAGATACTGGTGGTCTTCCGGAAGCTGTCGGCCCCTGCGGCGTTCTGGTTTCTCCGAATGATTCGGGCACATTCGCGGAAGCCATTCACCACGCCGCGGCGAATCGAAGTCAGCTTCTTTCGCATCGCCAGGAACACCTCCGGCACTTTCATATCGACACGATTGCCGATCAATATCTAGATGTGTTTTCGCAAGCTGTATGCGGGTAG
- a CDS encoding glycosyltransferase: MTVLHVMPNVSRAFGGPTESLIGYVSAASTQGITAHIAAPGVGNEDREWLVNALPPSATLHEFTSLGRHAWVVAPGLWTWLVINGHRFDAVHVHGLFNPISSISARIAAARDMPLVMRPFGTLSKYTFSRRSKLKNLYFRLLDRPALLQANTIHFTTEAEREEAKRHNLSMTGRSHVIPPPWRGDIEEIDQDDKTKHPTVLFMSRLHPKKNVLGLLEAWQNVSQEHPRAELIIAGSGEDEYVDMLHARVRDLGIEHSVSFPGFVTGEDKARLLKTSWLFVLPSHQENFGVAVLEALAAGLPVVISDAVQLDAFVTANDLGKVVPRETPAISSALTTALDDPKWLSDRAKRAPTIVADQFSLEQIGKQLKAMYEAIS; encoded by the coding sequence ATGACTGTTCTCCACGTGATGCCCAATGTCTCGCGGGCATTTGGCGGACCCACCGAATCTCTGATCGGCTATGTCTCGGCCGCGTCGACGCAGGGAATCACGGCCCACATCGCTGCGCCCGGTGTGGGCAACGAAGATCGCGAGTGGCTTGTCAATGCTCTCCCTCCATCCGCCACCCTACACGAATTCACTTCGCTGGGGCGCCACGCATGGGTGGTCGCACCAGGACTATGGACGTGGCTTGTCATAAATGGCCACCGCTTCGATGCCGTGCATGTGCACGGGTTATTCAACCCGATCAGTAGCATATCGGCGCGAATCGCAGCTGCACGTGACATGCCGCTCGTCATGCGGCCGTTTGGAACCTTATCCAAATACACGTTCTCAAGGCGTTCGAAACTCAAGAATCTATACTTCCGTCTACTGGATCGTCCCGCCCTCCTGCAGGCCAACACCATTCATTTCACAACCGAAGCCGAGCGGGAAGAGGCAAAGCGACATAATCTTTCTATGACTGGGCGATCTCACGTCATTCCACCTCCTTGGCGTGGGGACATCGAAGAAATAGATCAAGATGACAAGACCAAGCACCCGACAGTGCTGTTCATGTCACGTCTCCACCCGAAGAAAAACGTCCTGGGCCTGCTCGAAGCGTGGCAAAACGTTTCGCAAGAGCACCCACGAGCAGAATTGATTATCGCGGGATCCGGAGAGGACGAATACGTCGACATGCTACATGCCAGGGTCAGAGACCTCGGAATTGAGCACAGCGTATCGTTCCCGGGGTTCGTGACCGGAGAGGACAAGGCTCGCCTTCTCAAAACGAGTTGGCTCTTCGTCCTGCCCTCTCACCAGGAAAACTTTGGGGTAGCTGTCCTGGAAGCGCTGGCTGCCGGTCTGCCCGTGGTCATATCAGACGCGGTCCAGCTAGATGCCTTCGTAACTGCAAACGACCTCGGCAAGGTCGTGCCTCGCGAGACACCCGCGATTAGCTCCGCCCTGACTACCGCGCTTGACGATCCTAAGTGGCTTTCAGATCGTGCTAAACGAGCACCAACCATCGTGGCAGACCAATTTTCACTTGAGCAAATTGGCAAACAGTTAAAAGCGATGTACGAAGCGATTTCGTAG
- a CDS encoding glycosyltransferase family 4 protein, which yields MPFLVTHPNRQHSHQLALALHNENQLAGYWTGVPARPLTPRSWLQPLSRLLEKHSLLPLPDEAVRHNVVAPVVRRVAKLLPHAHTVDWMHRSMRWFDRWCANRVSSLNDVGAVICYENAALHTFRAAHRQDMATILDAASFHHAWQDRHYDYPESDAVHRRITEHKDAEIEQADYVLTVSELARQSYIDAGFDPVRVAAIPVGCDLERFSHSTEGAQEKHSHDPFTFIFAGHAGLRKGIDTLIEASRRLDQQGINHQIWVAGGEDPNIPWNQAPSLERLGRLTHEELAQRFQRADALVLPSRHDSFGMVVVEALATGCPAMVSEQTGAKQAISENESGWILPAEDTDAWVDRMTWCIHHRDDVASMAPKARRDAQPYSWERYRQRVTAHLTDLLMDSHVPS from the coding sequence GTGCCTTTCCTCGTCACACACCCAAACCGTCAGCATTCGCACCAGTTGGCTCTCGCGTTGCACAACGAGAATCAACTGGCCGGGTACTGGACCGGTGTACCGGCACGTCCGCTCACACCCCGGTCCTGGCTGCAACCGTTGAGCCGCCTTCTGGAGAAGCATTCTCTGCTTCCGCTACCGGATGAAGCCGTTCGACACAACGTCGTCGCCCCCGTCGTTCGGCGAGTTGCAAAGCTTCTTCCGCACGCACACACCGTCGACTGGATGCACCGCAGCATGCGTTGGTTCGACCGGTGGTGTGCTAACCGCGTGAGCAGCCTGAACGACGTTGGTGCCGTTATATGCTATGAGAATGCTGCCCTGCATACGTTTCGGGCAGCTCACCGTCAAGATATGGCGACCATTCTGGACGCGGCCAGCTTTCACCATGCGTGGCAGGACCGCCACTACGACTATCCGGAGTCGGATGCGGTACACAGGCGCATCACCGAGCACAAGGACGCCGAAATCGAGCAGGCTGATTACGTCCTCACCGTATCCGAGCTTGCCCGACAAAGTTATATCGACGCCGGCTTTGATCCAGTCCGGGTCGCCGCCATCCCTGTAGGCTGCGATCTTGAGCGATTCTCACACTCCACGGAGGGAGCCCAAGAAAAGCATTCCCATGATCCCTTCACGTTCATCTTTGCAGGGCATGCCGGGCTCCGCAAAGGGATCGATACGTTGATCGAAGCCTCCCGGCGGCTCGACCAGCAGGGAATTAACCACCAGATATGGGTTGCTGGAGGCGAAGACCCGAACATCCCGTGGAATCAGGCCCCATCTCTCGAACGATTAGGGCGCCTGACGCATGAGGAACTGGCCCAAAGATTTCAACGGGCAGATGCTCTCGTCCTGCCTTCCCGGCACGACTCCTTCGGGATGGTCGTCGTCGAGGCCCTCGCCACGGGTTGTCCGGCCATGGTGAGTGAGCAGACAGGAGCAAAACAGGCAATATCGGAGAACGAGTCCGGATGGATCCTTCCGGCCGAAGACACAGACGCCTGGGTTGACCGAATGACCTGGTGCATTCATCATCGCGACGATGTCGCCTCCATGGCCCCGAAGGCCCGACGGGATGCACAACCCTACTCCTGGGAACGATACCGGCAGCGCGTGACCGCCCACCTCACTGACCTGCTTATGGATTCGCACGTCCCCTCATGA
- a CDS encoding sulfotransferase domain-containing protein, with amino-acid sequence MKTIRPTFLICGAKKAGTTALANYLREHPDVIISHPKETNYFRDHYEKGIEWLSAHYEHYDGETAVGEASVWNMYAPRAARRIHDTLPNARLIFVLRDPVSRAFSQYYYDLRCGLIEPHRTFEEVVHEPQTTAERDIIEMGFYDEQLKRFTERFDREQILILLSRDLRKSTQSVLKDVARFIRVDPDKTVDEYPQYNQTRYIEKRGLYRVARALWRPVKDKVESRFPVFTDTLRSRVRALTSTQERPTISDSVQSHLSEVYTPHIKRLEKITDLDFSHWT; translated from the coding sequence ATGAAGACCATACGTCCGACATTTCTCATCTGCGGTGCCAAGAAAGCGGGAACGACGGCCTTAGCGAATTATCTTCGCGAGCACCCGGACGTAATTATCAGCCACCCGAAGGAAACGAACTATTTTCGTGACCACTACGAGAAAGGGATTGAGTGGCTTTCTGCTCATTACGAGCACTATGATGGAGAGACAGCTGTGGGCGAGGCATCCGTCTGGAATATGTATGCCCCACGTGCAGCACGACGTATTCACGATACACTGCCAAATGCCCGGCTCATCTTCGTTCTTCGAGATCCCGTTTCAAGGGCGTTTTCCCAGTATTACTATGACCTCCGCTGCGGACTCATAGAACCCCACCGCACCTTTGAAGAGGTAGTGCACGAACCTCAAACGACGGCCGAGCGTGACATTATTGAAATGGGCTTCTATGATGAGCAGCTCAAACGATTCACGGAGCGGTTCGATCGAGAGCAGATTCTCATTTTGCTCAGTCGAGATCTACGGAAATCTACTCAGTCCGTCTTAAAAGACGTGGCACGCTTTATTCGTGTTGATCCCGATAAGACGGTTGATGAGTATCCGCAATACAACCAAACTCGCTACATCGAGAAGCGAGGACTGTACAGGGTTGCACGCGCTCTCTGGCGCCCTGTTAAGGACAAGGTAGAATCCAGATTTCCTGTCTTTACTGATACATTGCGGTCGCGCGTACGCGCCCTCACCTCTACCCAGGAGCGCCCCACCATCTCGGATTCTGTTCAATCGCACCTCAGCGAGGTGTACACCCCTCATATTAAGCGTCTTGAAAAGATAACAGACCTCGATTTCTCTCACTGGACTTAG
- a CDS encoding O-antigen ligase family protein produces the protein MPGWMWMLGLFSVLIILQGALRKWWLPGLSTPLYVAKDVALIGAVVLFGTWSDFRLPTPIKRTVLPSVWGLFAIVVIAQAFNFNFPTVIGSAVGVRSYLLYSLLLVLMPVAMEHVRRPERWIIAIALCIIVPVLLLGMYQYNQPLDAWINQYVRDDQELAAVAGRPRITGTFSYVGGMGAFLTFSLFFGLATTLAGLLHKHRWYKWVGVAVLGLAIVVAPMNGSRSVVLGALVPLPFVLYALFKDRRGRAAVVGLSILVLLAGYAIGQSTWASEGWINLEERATTASDRDTRITSMLTDPAKKLSVGGLFGYGTGATHQGAGALAPGGRIDIPGVYYEGEFGRVIVELGIVGGLLYLFLKVILAWLAWQALKRANNAWHTLLAVLTFSVVLLPVVSGMIVFNHINGAIYWLCAGIAVWLWSKQEVYLRHHRPQKPAR, from the coding sequence GTGCCGGGATGGATGTGGATGCTTGGGCTGTTTTCCGTCTTAATCATTCTCCAGGGTGCGCTCCGCAAATGGTGGCTACCCGGACTCTCGACGCCTCTATATGTAGCTAAAGATGTAGCACTGATTGGAGCCGTTGTGTTATTCGGGACGTGGAGCGACTTTCGACTGCCGACTCCGATCAAGCGTACGGTTCTTCCCTCCGTCTGGGGGCTCTTCGCTATTGTCGTGATTGCACAGGCGTTCAACTTCAACTTTCCGACCGTCATCGGGAGTGCGGTAGGCGTTCGCAGTTACCTGCTGTACTCATTGCTTCTCGTGCTCATGCCCGTAGCCATGGAGCATGTTCGACGACCCGAGCGGTGGATCATCGCAATTGCATTGTGCATCATCGTCCCCGTACTGCTACTCGGGATGTACCAGTACAATCAGCCCCTCGACGCCTGGATCAATCAGTATGTACGGGACGACCAAGAACTCGCCGCTGTAGCTGGCCGTCCCCGCATCACCGGAACCTTCAGCTACGTAGGAGGGATGGGGGCTTTTCTTACCTTCAGCCTGTTTTTCGGTCTTGCTACCACGCTGGCAGGACTTCTCCACAAGCATCGCTGGTATAAATGGGTTGGAGTGGCTGTACTCGGACTTGCTATTGTTGTGGCTCCGATGAATGGCTCAAGAAGTGTGGTCCTCGGCGCGCTCGTTCCTCTCCCTTTTGTCCTGTACGCTCTATTCAAAGATCGGCGGGGAAGGGCAGCCGTGGTGGGCTTGAGCATTTTAGTCCTCCTTGCAGGCTACGCAATTGGGCAGAGTACATGGGCATCCGAGGGATGGATCAATCTGGAGGAGCGAGCAACAACAGCCAGCGACCGTGATACGCGCATTACGTCGATGCTGACCGACCCGGCTAAAAAATTGTCCGTAGGCGGGCTCTTCGGCTACGGAACGGGGGCGACCCATCAAGGAGCCGGAGCGCTGGCCCCGGGCGGACGCATCGATATTCCGGGTGTATACTATGAAGGAGAATTTGGCCGCGTGATTGTCGAATTAGGCATTGTGGGCGGACTCCTTTACCTGTTTCTGAAAGTGATCCTCGCCTGGCTTGCATGGCAGGCCCTCAAGCGTGCGAACAATGCCTGGCATACGTTACTGGCGGTGTTGACATTCAGCGTCGTCCTTCTACCCGTCGTATCCGGAATGATTGTCTTCAACCATATAAATGGAGCCATTTACTGGCTTTGCGCTGGGATTGCGGTATGGCTCTGGAGCAAACAAGAAGTCTACCTCCGGCATCACCGTCCTCAAAAACCGGCTAGATAG
- a CDS encoding glycosyltransferase family 4 protein gives MRILALYTDAFGGYGGIAAANRHFLRGLCAYPGVEELVALPLLQPEPITSSLPGCLDHRTEGIGGKSTYLRALTKVLLKDRDFDLVWCGHIHLTPIALVAKALLGAPLLLNIHGVDAWTPTHRRLVNWSVPHIDHVISVADVTKRRFIRWSGVSPQNVDVLPNTIDFSGLTPGPKSDELIDRYNLGDGPVLMTMGRLVGRDRRKGFDRVLEVMPELLNEYPGLTYLIAGKGPDRERLEQKATDLGVRDRVVFAGYVPESEKAEHFRLADAYVMPSEGEGFGLVILEALACGVPAIGSTSDGTSEALQHGRFGSVVDPADQDALMSAIRSTLDANTSVESAAVRSYYGKEAYRERQHALLDKILEPDST, from the coding sequence ATGCGGATTCTCGCGCTTTACACCGACGCATTCGGAGGGTACGGGGGCATTGCAGCAGCCAATCGTCACTTTCTTCGTGGGCTTTGCGCTTATCCGGGCGTCGAAGAACTCGTCGCTTTGCCGCTGCTTCAACCCGAGCCTATCACTTCGTCGTTACCTGGCTGCCTTGACCATCGGACAGAGGGGATTGGAGGCAAAAGCACATATCTTCGTGCGCTCACGAAGGTTCTTCTGAAAGATCGAGATTTCGATTTGGTCTGGTGCGGACACATTCACCTCACACCGATTGCTCTGGTAGCTAAAGCCCTACTTGGTGCTCCGCTCCTCCTTAATATCCATGGTGTGGACGCCTGGACGCCTACCCATCGTCGCCTTGTAAACTGGAGCGTGCCGCATATAGATCATGTTATCAGTGTTGCCGATGTAACGAAACGGCGGTTTATCAGGTGGAGCGGCGTTTCGCCACAAAATGTGGACGTTCTGCCAAACACAATTGACTTCTCCGGTCTAACTCCGGGACCGAAAAGTGACGAGTTAATCGACCGGTACAATTTGGGCGACGGCCCCGTGTTGATGACGATGGGTCGTTTGGTCGGGCGGGATCGTCGAAAAGGCTTTGATCGGGTACTCGAGGTAATGCCCGAATTGCTGAATGAATATCCCGGCCTGACGTACTTAATCGCAGGCAAAGGCCCGGACCGAGAGCGGCTGGAACAGAAAGCGACCGATCTTGGCGTTCGCGATCGTGTTGTTTTTGCCGGATACGTACCAGAATCGGAGAAGGCAGAGCACTTTCGACTGGCGGATGCATACGTGATGCCAAGCGAAGGCGAAGGATTCGGTCTGGTTATACTCGAAGCTCTCGCCTGTGGCGTCCCGGCAATCGGTAGCACGTCCGATGGGACGTCCGAGGCACTGCAGCATGGACGGTTCGGTTCGGTTGTCGATCCGGCCGATCAGGATGCATTGATGTCGGCAATTCGCTCCACTCTCGATGCAAATACATCGGTTGAGTCGGCCGCTGTTCGTTCTTATTACGGTAAAGAGGCTTACCGAGAGCGACAGCACGCGCTTCTGGACAAAATCCTAGAACCAGACTCGACATGA
- a CDS encoding glycosyltransferase family 4 protein: MPSVLFTNRVYPPAPGATGAVLAEMAVALVDRGWDVTVVTGPADGAPESEVTEAGVRVERVGALRFTRASTWKRALAYLSHYPAMLTRVLRLPRPDVLVTKTDPPLQLVLGALVHKITGVPAVHWAQDLYPEIAEALGVIPENGSLARLLRRVSTSSLETHDHVVAVGRCMKERIVARGLAANDISIVPNWPPSSVHPVPHEDNPFRGQHDLQGKFVVMYSGNMGLAHPFDAVLDAADELLATHDDIQFVFVGEGPRKSDLQQQTERRGLGNVTFLPFQPYEELDQSLSAADLHLVTMEEEAEGLVVPSKMYGALSAGRPALFLGPTGSEAARLVEEHDCGTALAHPTGTRLANAIRSWYGRPDIESAGRRARSAVEDGFDRAVDAFDRILRSVASRERVPSIRALPASIEP; encoded by the coding sequence ATGCCGTCTGTTCTCTTCACGAATCGCGTCTATCCTCCAGCCCCCGGCGCCACGGGTGCGGTGCTGGCGGAAATGGCCGTGGCTCTGGTTGATCGCGGGTGGGACGTTACGGTCGTGACGGGCCCGGCAGACGGGGCGCCGGAGTCGGAGGTCACGGAGGCCGGCGTTCGCGTCGAGCGGGTAGGGGCGCTGCGGTTTACGAGGGCCAGCACGTGGAAGCGGGCGTTGGCGTACCTGTCGCACTATCCGGCGATGCTCACGCGGGTGCTTCGCCTTCCGCGCCCGGACGTTCTCGTGACGAAGACGGATCCGCCGCTCCAGCTCGTTCTCGGCGCGCTCGTTCACAAGATCACGGGCGTGCCGGCCGTGCACTGGGCACAGGATCTATATCCGGAGATCGCGGAGGCGCTCGGTGTCATTCCGGAAAACGGCTCACTGGCCCGCCTCCTGCGCCGCGTCTCGACCTCCTCGCTCGAGACTCACGATCACGTCGTGGCCGTCGGACGGTGCATGAAGGAGCGAATCGTGGCACGTGGACTCGCCGCAAACGATATTTCGATCGTGCCCAACTGGCCACCGTCGTCCGTCCATCCGGTGCCGCATGAGGACAACCCGTTCCGCGGGCAGCATGACCTGCAGGGCAAGTTCGTGGTGATGTACTCGGGTAATATGGGTCTCGCGCATCCGTTCGACGCGGTCCTCGATGCGGCCGACGAGCTTCTTGCGACTCACGATGACATCCAGTTCGTATTCGTGGGAGAAGGGCCGCGGAAATCCGACCTCCAGCAGCAAACGGAGCGGCGCGGACTCGGTAACGTCACTTTTCTCCCGTTCCAGCCGTACGAGGAACTGGACCAGAGCTTGAGTGCCGCCGACCTGCACCTCGTGACGATGGAAGAAGAGGCAGAAGGACTGGTCGTGCCGAGCAAGATGTACGGCGCGCTCTCCGCTGGGCGTCCGGCGCTGTTTCTTGGTCCCACGGGCAGTGAAGCGGCACGCCTCGTCGAGGAGCATGACTGCGGGACCGCCCTTGCCCACCCCACCGGCACACGGCTGGCCAATGCGATCCGCTCATGGTACGGCCGTCCCGATATCGAGTCAGCGGGCCGTCGTGCTCGTTCGGCCGTCGAGGATGGATTCGATCGCGCCGTCGATGCGTTCGACCGGATTCTCCGATCCGTTGCGAGTCGCGAACGCGTCCCGTCTATTCGCGCACTCCCGGCGTCGATCGAGCCGTAA